A genomic stretch from Mastacembelus armatus chromosome 7, fMasArm1.2, whole genome shotgun sequence includes:
- the ogg1 gene encoding N-glycosylase/DNA lyase isoform X2, whose product MAKHAVLKGPTIWRSLPCAKSELRLDLTLACGQSFRWRETAEGHWTGVMGGRVWTLTQTDDTLLYYIYPNQDMQIEEAERMLRDYFQLNVNFADLCMSWGAADPHFKRIADTFKGVRMLRQDPTECLFSIICTINNNITRVQSMVEKLCKALGTPLCQLDQTSYYDFPSLSALADSTVEERLRGLGFGYRARFLQQSSKQILDTHGLQWLDGLRSVSYLQAREALCTLPGVGNKVADCACLMSLDKAEAVPIDTHMWQIAKRDYNFTDNKKQKTITDQLYREIGDFFRNLWGPYAGWAQAVLFCADLKRFQKLKEMPNLKQPKKEEDNVEDESSM is encoded by the exons ATGGCCAAACATGCGGTGTTAAAGGGACCAACGATATGGAGATCTCTGCCTTGTGCAAAGTCAGAACTGCGTCTGGACCTCACTCTTGCCTGTGGACAATCTTTCCG CTGGAGAGAAACTGCAGAGGGCCACTGGACTGGAGTGATGGGAGGGCGAGTGTGGACTCTGACCCAGACAGATGACACCCTATTGTATTACATTTATCCAAACCAAGACATGCAAATAGAG GAGGCAGAAAGGATGCTGAGAGATTACTTCCAGCTGAATGTGAACTTTGCAGATCTGTGTATGTCCTGGGGAGCAGCAGATCCCCACTTCAAGCGTATTGCAGACACATTcaaag GTGTGCGAATGCTGCGGCAGGACCCCACAGAATGTCTGTTCTCTATCATTTGCACCATTAACAACAACATCACTCGTGTCCAGAGCATGGTGGAGAAACTGTGTAAGGCTCTGGGCACTCCACTGTGCCAGCTGGATCAAACATCATACTATGATTTTCCTTCCCTGTCTGCTCTTGCAG ACAGTACTGTAGAGGAACGTCTTAGGGGTCTTGGTTTTGGATACAGGGCTCGGTTCCTGCAGCAGAGCTCTAAGCAGATTCTGGACACCCATGGGCTCCAGTGGCTTGATGGTCTACGCAGTGTCTCATATCTGCAGGCGCGTGAAGCTCTGTGTACTCTGCCTGGTGTGGGGAACAAG GTGGCAGACTGTGCATGTCTGATGTCCCTGGATAAGGCAGAAGCTGTACCCATCGACACACACATGTGGCAGATTGCTAAGCGTGACTACAATTTTACTGATAACAAGAAACAAAAGACCATCACAGATCAACTTTACCGGGAAATTG GAGATTTTTTTCGAAATCTGTGGGGTCCTTATGCTGGCTGGGCACAAGCA gTGTTGTTCTGTGCTGACCTCAAGAGGTTCCAAAAGCTAAAAGAAATGCCAAACCTGAAGCAGccaaaaaaagaggaagataaCGTAGAAGATGAGAGTAGCATGTAA
- the ogg1 gene encoding N-glycosylase/DNA lyase isoform X3, with the protein MGGRVWTLTQTDDTLLYYIYPNQDMQIEGKEPGALKKEDEEPVAVTSVQDRDDTEEAERMLRDYFQLNVNFADLCMSWGAADPHFKRIADTFKGVRMLRQDPTECLFSIICTINNNITRVQSMVEKLCKALGTPLCQLDQTSYYDFPSLSALADSTVEERLRGLGFGYRARFLQQSSKQILDTHGLQWLDGLRSVSYLQAREALCTLPGVGNKVADCACLMSLDKAEAVPIDTHMWQIAKRDYNFTDNKKQKTITDQLYREIGDFFRNLWGPYAGWAQAVLFCADLKRFQKLKEMPNLKQPKKEEDNVEDESSM; encoded by the exons ATGGGAGGGCGAGTGTGGACTCTGACCCAGACAGATGACACCCTATTGTATTACATTTATCCAAACCAAGACATGCAAATAGAGGGAAAGGAGCCAGGGGCTCTGAAGAAGGAAGATGAGGAGCCAGTGGCTGTGACCTCAGTCCAGGACAGAGATGACACAGAGGAGGCAGAAAGGATGCTGAGAGATTACTTCCAGCTGAATGTGAACTTTGCAGATCTGTGTATGTCCTGGGGAGCAGCAGATCCCCACTTCAAGCGTATTGCAGACACATTcaaag GTGTGCGAATGCTGCGGCAGGACCCCACAGAATGTCTGTTCTCTATCATTTGCACCATTAACAACAACATCACTCGTGTCCAGAGCATGGTGGAGAAACTGTGTAAGGCTCTGGGCACTCCACTGTGCCAGCTGGATCAAACATCATACTATGATTTTCCTTCCCTGTCTGCTCTTGCAG ACAGTACTGTAGAGGAACGTCTTAGGGGTCTTGGTTTTGGATACAGGGCTCGGTTCCTGCAGCAGAGCTCTAAGCAGATTCTGGACACCCATGGGCTCCAGTGGCTTGATGGTCTACGCAGTGTCTCATATCTGCAGGCGCGTGAAGCTCTGTGTACTCTGCCTGGTGTGGGGAACAAG GTGGCAGACTGTGCATGTCTGATGTCCCTGGATAAGGCAGAAGCTGTACCCATCGACACACACATGTGGCAGATTGCTAAGCGTGACTACAATTTTACTGATAACAAGAAACAAAAGACCATCACAGATCAACTTTACCGGGAAATTG GAGATTTTTTTCGAAATCTGTGGGGTCCTTATGCTGGCTGGGCACAAGCA gTGTTGTTCTGTGCTGACCTCAAGAGGTTCCAAAAGCTAAAAGAAATGCCAAACCTGAAGCAGccaaaaaaagaggaagataaCGTAGAAGATGAGAGTAGCATGTAA
- the ogg1 gene encoding N-glycosylase/DNA lyase isoform X4, which produces MAKHAVLKGPTIWRSLPCAKSELRLDLTLACGQSFRWRETAEGHWTGVMGGRVWTLTQTDDTLLYYIYPNQDMQIEGKEPGALKKEDEEPVAVTSVQDRDDTEEAERMLRDYFQLNVNFADLCMSWGAADPHFKRIADTFKDSTVEERLRGLGFGYRARFLQQSSKQILDTHGLQWLDGLRSVSYLQAREALCTLPGVGNKVADCACLMSLDKAEAVPIDTHMWQIAKRDYNFTDNKKQKTITDQLYREIGDFFRNLWGPYAGWAQAVLFCADLKRFQKLKEMPNLKQPKKEEDNVEDESSM; this is translated from the exons ATGGCCAAACATGCGGTGTTAAAGGGACCAACGATATGGAGATCTCTGCCTTGTGCAAAGTCAGAACTGCGTCTGGACCTCACTCTTGCCTGTGGACAATCTTTCCG CTGGAGAGAAACTGCAGAGGGCCACTGGACTGGAGTGATGGGAGGGCGAGTGTGGACTCTGACCCAGACAGATGACACCCTATTGTATTACATTTATCCAAACCAAGACATGCAAATAGAGGGAAAGGAGCCAGGGGCTCTGAAGAAGGAAGATGAGGAGCCAGTGGCTGTGACCTCAGTCCAGGACAGAGATGACACAGAGGAGGCAGAAAGGATGCTGAGAGATTACTTCCAGCTGAATGTGAACTTTGCAGATCTGTGTATGTCCTGGGGAGCAGCAGATCCCCACTTCAAGCGTATTGCAGACACATTcaaag ACAGTACTGTAGAGGAACGTCTTAGGGGTCTTGGTTTTGGATACAGGGCTCGGTTCCTGCAGCAGAGCTCTAAGCAGATTCTGGACACCCATGGGCTCCAGTGGCTTGATGGTCTACGCAGTGTCTCATATCTGCAGGCGCGTGAAGCTCTGTGTACTCTGCCTGGTGTGGGGAACAAG GTGGCAGACTGTGCATGTCTGATGTCCCTGGATAAGGCAGAAGCTGTACCCATCGACACACACATGTGGCAGATTGCTAAGCGTGACTACAATTTTACTGATAACAAGAAACAAAAGACCATCACAGATCAACTTTACCGGGAAATTG GAGATTTTTTTCGAAATCTGTGGGGTCCTTATGCTGGCTGGGCACAAGCA gTGTTGTTCTGTGCTGACCTCAAGAGGTTCCAAAAGCTAAAAGAAATGCCAAACCTGAAGCAGccaaaaaaagaggaagataaCGTAGAAGATGAGAGTAGCATGTAA
- the ogg1 gene encoding N-glycosylase/DNA lyase isoform X1 has translation MAKHAVLKGPTIWRSLPCAKSELRLDLTLACGQSFRWRETAEGHWTGVMGGRVWTLTQTDDTLLYYIYPNQDMQIEGKEPGALKKEDEEPVAVTSVQDRDDTEEAERMLRDYFQLNVNFADLCMSWGAADPHFKRIADTFKGVRMLRQDPTECLFSIICTINNNITRVQSMVEKLCKALGTPLCQLDQTSYYDFPSLSALADSTVEERLRGLGFGYRARFLQQSSKQILDTHGLQWLDGLRSVSYLQAREALCTLPGVGNKVADCACLMSLDKAEAVPIDTHMWQIAKRDYNFTDNKKQKTITDQLYREIGDFFRNLWGPYAGWAQAVLFCADLKRFQKLKEMPNLKQPKKEEDNVEDESSM, from the exons ATGGCCAAACATGCGGTGTTAAAGGGACCAACGATATGGAGATCTCTGCCTTGTGCAAAGTCAGAACTGCGTCTGGACCTCACTCTTGCCTGTGGACAATCTTTCCG CTGGAGAGAAACTGCAGAGGGCCACTGGACTGGAGTGATGGGAGGGCGAGTGTGGACTCTGACCCAGACAGATGACACCCTATTGTATTACATTTATCCAAACCAAGACATGCAAATAGAGGGAAAGGAGCCAGGGGCTCTGAAGAAGGAAGATGAGGAGCCAGTGGCTGTGACCTCAGTCCAGGACAGAGATGACACAGAGGAGGCAGAAAGGATGCTGAGAGATTACTTCCAGCTGAATGTGAACTTTGCAGATCTGTGTATGTCCTGGGGAGCAGCAGATCCCCACTTCAAGCGTATTGCAGACACATTcaaag GTGTGCGAATGCTGCGGCAGGACCCCACAGAATGTCTGTTCTCTATCATTTGCACCATTAACAACAACATCACTCGTGTCCAGAGCATGGTGGAGAAACTGTGTAAGGCTCTGGGCACTCCACTGTGCCAGCTGGATCAAACATCATACTATGATTTTCCTTCCCTGTCTGCTCTTGCAG ACAGTACTGTAGAGGAACGTCTTAGGGGTCTTGGTTTTGGATACAGGGCTCGGTTCCTGCAGCAGAGCTCTAAGCAGATTCTGGACACCCATGGGCTCCAGTGGCTTGATGGTCTACGCAGTGTCTCATATCTGCAGGCGCGTGAAGCTCTGTGTACTCTGCCTGGTGTGGGGAACAAG GTGGCAGACTGTGCATGTCTGATGTCCCTGGATAAGGCAGAAGCTGTACCCATCGACACACACATGTGGCAGATTGCTAAGCGTGACTACAATTTTACTGATAACAAGAAACAAAAGACCATCACAGATCAACTTTACCGGGAAATTG GAGATTTTTTTCGAAATCTGTGGGGTCCTTATGCTGGCTGGGCACAAGCA gTGTTGTTCTGTGCTGACCTCAAGAGGTTCCAAAAGCTAAAAGAAATGCCAAACCTGAAGCAGccaaaaaaagaggaagataaCGTAGAAGATGAGAGTAGCATGTAA
- the LOC113146274 gene encoding proline-rich transmembrane protein 3 has translation MQIMAAMSFLFLAFLLLLLYSSNAQTIIGSSSSFSRLELPVNSPPPSTKQTARLWSSLPPRGRSDVPIRPTVRDRLTTMNAVQQGQRITNPTAQSSPSFRSALSTHNLNSGSILTQPTASRPRTDTSSLAFSRGFSKEDTATKGSNPHLPIVPSTSVALPAGDKPVAAGNPEEGSVKETEDGDSQGLGSGIIPAVMVGNEESPVPLPTVGDEMAQYLPQAQTVVSKISDFKSPQLNSHTMKPHLFALTTASKISTTMLTETRATLSPAVTQRTTPRTVVLTGERTANTPSSGKVAPKQDSAAITLPQAVTSTTGSTDKQPQTEEVLIGIRGQNSTTTSKTGVLTTAQEVGRTTSKAPNQLNRTAQLGRKTAGTKMTTSGTGTSSFFTTAVVPAIQTGLGTTYHTGIVQRNRSSLLEHPHQAPYSTSNPTPSPSSNSSPNGTLLYWGDLSRTLAFAWELHVYGSASLFLLLFAGAALGLTLSPGTNCSFRGALALANGLLFLSGGLRAVFFLMDPYGTKKFLPRPAVTALYNLPLHLLVWAQAALALLALRVVGVSVLPSTMERPPLVAVLAVLQCTLLLAADLLSPALSPVVPVTLQVLSLCWGLALCLGFLCYVFPRIRCPPISHPGIPEEARRTTWAGSRRIGVILGRVLAVCAVLGALCCGLHVHATMWLYGLLGDWMRFNWGWWLVHFWARLLELAWGFSLLLLGSWVFWRLHGYRGREEGGSDGRAAGDLPSPGQSVGSTQRHTCWSKIVQSLRGKPCRKSESNGVGAAGGPGEVPNNWAGQERSGADISKSLIRNQNHEQVTAQSRCVKDSNRGRNHRGHSAERGISDGSAGSLLRLQALGRPPQHSVSSSLDHDRDTSLSLYEFDLRPPSPIDLTRSIDEALNREHLLGGGSLFHPLSQTLQSPSPGSGVSPGPWLRRNSDPQLLSESSDAPTESSMPLGGSILSSVPSRQVTAPPTPSHQGHRWAGNGVGSVPSSVSCPVSLRPTRTSTGHLGEDGVDDTRPFITPDSDRVRGRAGRPLGSRSYLEVSRHDDSASVSSEIIDL, from the exons ATGCAGATCATGGCTGCCATGTCCTTCCTTTTCCTGGCCTTCCTGCTCTTGCTCCTTTATTCTTCAAATGCCCAGACTATCATcggctcctcctcctccttctcacgTCTGGAACTGCCTGTTAATTCTCCACCTCCGTCAACCAAGCAGACTGCTCGATTATGGTCCTCTTTGCCTCCCAGAGGCCGTAGTGATGTACCCATCAGACCTACAGTCCGTGATAGGCTGACAACTATGAATGCTGTCCAACAGGGGCAAAGAATTACCAATCCTACTGCACAGTCCTCTCCTTCTTTTAGATCTGCCCTCTCTACACACAATCTCAATAGTGGGTCAATTTTAACTCAACCAACTGCCTCCAGGCCCAGGACTGACACATCTAGTTTAGCATTCAGCAGGGGTTTTTCAAAGGAAGACACTGCTACAAAAGGTTCAAATCCACATTTGCCCATTGTGCCCTCTACCTCTGTTGCTCTGCCAGCAGGTGATAAACCAGTGGCAGCAGGAAATCCAGAGGAGGGATCAGTCAAAGAGACAGAGGATGGTGATTCACAGGGGTTAGGATCAGGCATTATACCAGCAGTGATGGTTGGGAATGAGGAATCACCTGTTCCTCTGCCAACGGTTGGTGATGAAATGGCACAGTATCTGCCTCAGGCACAGACCGTGGTATCTaaaatttcagattttaaatCACCACAACTAAATAGTCACACTATGAAACCCCACCTTTTTGCACTAACTACAGCCAGTAAAATTTCAACAACAATGCTGACTGAGACGAGAGCCACTCTGTCCCCTGCAGTCACACAGAGGACAACACCTCGGACTGTAGTACTAACAG GTGAACGGACTGCAAACACTCCTTCCAGTGGCAAAGTTGCTCCAAAGCAGGACTCAGCTGCAATAACATTACCCCAGGCCGTCACTAGTACCACCGGTTCTACTGATaaacaaccacagacagaagaagtgctaATAGGCATTCGAGGCCAGAACAGTACAACCACCTCAAAGACTGGTGTGCTTACTACAGCACAGGAGGTTGGAAGAACAACCTCCAAAGCACCAAATCAACTCAACAGGACAGCACAGCTAGGAAGGAAAACAGCTGgcacaaaaatgacaacatcaGGGACAG gCACTTCTTCATTCTTTACCACTGCTGTTGTACCTGCCATCCAAACAGGGCTTGGCACCACATATCACACTGGCATTGTTCAGAGGAACCGCTCTAGTCTCCTGGAACATCCTCATCAAGCTCCCTACTCCACTTCTAACCCAACCCCGTCTCCCAGTTCTAATTCCTCTCCTAATGGCACACTTCTCTACTGGGGTGACCTGAGCCGGACACTGGCTTTTGCCTGGGAGTTGCATGTCTATGGCTCAGCGagtctcttcctcctcctgtttgcTGGAGCTGCTCTTGGACTCACCCTGTCCCCTGGCACAAATTGTTCTTTTCGGGGGGCTCTTGCACTCGCCAAtggtttattgtttttatctgGAGGTCTTAGGGCAGTTTTCTTCCTAATGGACCCCTATGGAACAAAGAAATTCCTCCCTCGCCCTGCTGTCACAGCTCTCTACAACCTACCTCTGCACCTTCTTGTGTGGGCACAGGCTGCACTGGCACTACTGGCCTTGAGGGTGGTGGGAGTAAGTGTACTACCTTCAACTATGGAGCgtcctcctctggtggctgtGTTGGCTGTGTTACAGTGTACCCTGCTGCTGGCAGCTGATTTGCTTTCCCCAGCCCTATCTCCTGTGGTACCTGTCACTCTGCAGGTTCTGTCCCTCTGCTGGGGCCTGGCTCTCTGTCTGGGCTTCCTCTGCTATGTGTTTCCACGTATACGCTGCCCTCCCATTTCCCACCCTGGAATCCCAGAAGAGGCCAGGAGGACAACTTGGGCAGGAAGCAGAAGGATAGGTGTGATTCTGGGAAGAGTGTTGGCTGTTTGTGCAGTTTTGGGGGCACTGTGCTGTGGGCTGCATGTTCATGCCACCATGTGGCTTTATGGACTGCTAGGTGACTGGATGCGCTTCAACTGGGGATGGTGGCTGGTTCATTTCTGGGCCCGGCTCCTAGAACTGGCCTGGGGGTTCTCCCTCCTACTCCTGGGTTCTTGGGTGTTCTGGAGGCTTCATGGTTATCGAGGAAGGGAGGAGGGTGGATCAGATGGTAGAGCAGCAGGAGACCTGCCGTCCCCTGGCCAATCTGTAGGCTCCACTCAAAGACATACCTGCTGGTCCAAGATAGTGCAGAGCCTGAGAGGGAAGCCTTGTAGAAAGTCTGAGAGTAATGGGGtgggagcagcaggaggacCAGGAGAGGTGCCTAACAACTGGGCTGGCCAGGAGCGTTCTGGAGCTGACATCAGTAAAAGTCTGATAAGGAACCAGAACCATGAGCAGGTCACTGCCCAGTCACGCTGTGTCAAAGACAGCAACAGGGGACGAAACCATAGGGGTCATTCTGCAGAACGGGGCATATCTGATGGTTCTGCAGGCTCCCTGCTGAGACTACAGGCACTGGGTCGGCCTCCACAGCACTCAGTGAGCAGCAGCCTGGATCACGATCGAGACACTTCCCTGTCTCTGTATGAGTTTGATCTGCGGCCTCCCTCTCCCATTGACCTGACCCGCAGCATTGATGAGGCTCTGAACAGGGAACACCTGCTTGGAGGAGGCAGCTTGTTTCATCCATTAAGCCAAACTTTACAGTCCCCCTCCCCAGGCTCTGGGGTCAGCCCGGGGCCCTGGCTTCGCAGGAACAGTGATCCTCAGCTGCTTTCTGAGAGCAGTGACGCCCCGACAGAGTCTTCCATGCCACTGGGGGGAAGCATACTCAGCAGTGTCCCGAGCAGGCAGGTGACTGCTCCCCCCACACCTTCACATCAGGGTCATAGGTGGGCTGGGAATGGGGTTGGAAGTGTCCCCTCATCTGTGTCCTGCCCAGTGTCACTTCGTCCCACCAGAACATCAACAGGGCATCTCGGTGAGGATGGAGTGGACGACACACGGCCATTCATCACCCCAGACTCAGATAGGGTGAGGGGAAGGGCTGGGAGGCCGCTGGGGTCACGGAGTTACCTGGAGGTTAGCCGACATGACGACTCTGCCAGTGTCAGCAGTGAAATTATTGACCTATGA